The genomic interval AAAGTCGGGCCAGCTGCCCATTGACATCCCTCTCATCGTCTCCAACCACAACGAGTACCAGGGCCTGGCCGGCAACTACGGCATCGACTTCCACCACTTGCCTGTCAACAAGGACACCAAGGCTGAGCAGGAGGAGGCTATCCTGCGCCTGGTCAAGGAGAACGACATTGAGCTCATCGTTCTGGCCCGCTACATGCAGGTCCTGTCACCCAAGCTGTGCGAGGCCATGTCCGGCAAAATCATCAACATCCACCACTCCTTCCTGCCATCTTTCAAGGGCGCGAAGCCCTACCACCAGGCCTACGAGCGCGGTGTCAAGATCATTGGCGCGACGGCCCACTTCGTCACGGCTGACCTGGACGAGGGCCCGATTATTGAGCAGCGCATTGCTAGAGTTGACCACTGCATGAGCCCCAAGGACCTTGTCGAGGAGGGATCCAATATTGAGAGCCAGGTTCTGGCTGCCGCAGTCAAGTGGACTGCTGAGGGACGCGTGTTCCTCAACAAGACCAAGACGGTTGTTTTCAATTAGGCATCAAAAAGGATAGGGCATTAAACGGAAATGATAAATAAAAGTTGGTCTTTTTTCCTGCACCTCGCAATATCCATCTATTTTACATTATTCTGCTCTCTTGTCTCCGCCTCCCTTCTCTGACACATCTCCCTTCTCTCCCTTCTCATGACGACCCCAGTTGCCGTCAGGTAACTCGAAAACCAAGTCGCTGAAACCAGGGCTGCTATTCATCGGCGAATTGAAAGGCGACGGTAACTCTTGAGGTTGTTGCTCGCCTAAAGCGGACTTCCGATCATGGTGCTCTAATTCTGATATTGGCACCCCTTTTCCATCCATCTCAGCCTTGCCACCAGTGAAGATATCTGCATCATGTAAACCACGCCCGCTTTCATTTTCGTTTTTGTGTTCTCCATCGAAATTCCTCTTTCTCCGAGCCCGCCAGCAGAGGAACCATATCATGGCCACCATCGCAACCAAGCCACATCCACCCGCGACTGCAATTCCTGCTATTGCACCTGTTCCTAATCCGCTTGGAGAAGCGGAGTTGACGCTGGCGGTCTCGGATGGTGTGCCTGATGTTGCTCCAGTTCCTGCCTCCACCTCTGTCCAATATTCCCGCCAGGTATCGACAAAGGTATCCGCAGGTCTCGACCGTAAGTCTTCAGTGTTATCCGGGACAATGAGCTGTTCTGCCATTCCTGGCCCTGGTGCTTGTGCCATGAAAAATCGCTCTCGGTCATAGTTGAAACCGGTGAAAGCACCTTGCAGAAAAGCTCGACCTAACGTATATCGGTTCAGTGATGAGGAAGCCACGATGTCCGATTCAGTCCATGGTTTGCAAGGCCAATAAGTATCCACCCCCCAGTTCACATAGTTCT from Colletotrichum lupini chromosome 2, complete sequence carries:
- a CDS encoding formyltetrahydrofolate deformylase, which translates into the protein MAPASHDHILTLSCPDKSGIVHAVTGVFAAEKLNILDLQQFSDPVSEKFFMRVHFGPTESESTEHLKGPFDALAADLQLDWYRIRPVARKLRTLIMVSKIGHCLNDLLFRAKSGQLPIDIPLIVSNHNEYQGLAGNYGIDFHHLPVNKDTKAEQEEAILRLVKENDIELIVLARYMQVLSPKLCEAMSGKIINIHHSFLPSFKGAKPYHQAYERGVKIIGATAHFVTADLDEGPIIEQRIARVDHCMSPKDLVEEGSNIESQVLAAAVKWTAEGRVFLNKTKTVVFN